Proteins co-encoded in one Corylus avellana chromosome ca9, CavTom2PMs-1.0 genomic window:
- the LOC132161736 gene encoding ribulose bisphosphate carboxylase/oxygenase activase 2, chloroplastic-like — protein sequence MAASVPTVGAVNRAPLKSNGSRAGTLAPSAAFLGKSFKRVSSISKITHQRISSGNFRAVAEYDEEKQSSKDRWGGLAFDISDDQQDITRGKGMVDTLFQAPMGSGTHHAVMSSYDYASAGLRQFNLDNIMDGFYIAPAFMDKVVVHITKNFLSLPNIKVPLILGIWGGKGQGKSFQCELVFAKMGINPIMMSAGELESGNAGEPAKLIRQRYREAADIIRKGKMCCLFINDLDAGAGRLGGTTQYTVNNQMVNATLMNIADSPTNVQLPGMYNKEENPRVPVVVTGNDFSTLYAPLIRDGRMEKFYWAPSREDCIGVCSGIFKTDRIPKEDIVKLVDTFPGQSIDFFGALRARVYDDEVRKWISSVGVQNVGKRLVNSKEGPPTFDQPNMALEELLRYGNMLVQEQENVKRVQLAGKYLSEAALGDANEDAIKTGNFYA from the exons ATGGCCGCCTCTGTTCCAACTGTAGGGGCTGTTAACAGAGCACCG TTGAAATCGAATGGCTCTCGGGCAGGAACTTTGGCTCCAAGCGCGgcatttttgggcaaaagctttaagAGGGTGAGCTCCATTTCCAAGATCACCCACCAGAGGATATCATCTGGGAATTTCAGGGCTGTTGCAGAATACGATGAGGAGAAGCAGAGCTCCAAGGACAGATGGGGAGGTCTAGCCTTCGACATTTCCGACGATCAGCAGGATATTACTCGAGGAAAGGGAATGGTGGACACTCTCTTCCAAGCTCCCATGGGTTCCGGGACTCACCATGCTGTCATGAGCTCCTACGATTACGCCAGCGCTGGCCTTCGCCA ATTCAACCTTGATAACATCATGGATGGATTTTACATTGCTCCCGCGTTCATGGACAAGGTTGTTGTTCACATCACCAAAAACTTCTTGAGCTTGCCAAACATTAAG GTTCCTCTCATCTTGGGTATCTGGGGAGGCAAAGGACAAGGAAAATCATTCCAATGTGAGCTTGTCTTTGCCAAAATGGGAATCAA CCCCATCATGATGAGTGCTGGAGAATTAGAAAGTGGGAACGCTGGGGAACCTGCAAAACTGATTAGGCAAAGGTACCGAGAAGCAGCAGATATCATCAGGAAAGGAAAAATGTGCTGCCTATTCATCAATGACCTGGATGCCGGAGCCGGCCGGCTCGGCGGAACCACACAATACACGGTGAACAACCAGATGGTGAATGCCACCCTCATGAACATTGCTGATAGCCCAACCAATGTCCAGCTTCCTG GTATGTATAACAAGGAGGAGAATCCCCGGGTTCCCGTCGTCGTCACCGGTAATGACTTCTCCACATTGTATGCCCCTCTCATCCGGGATGGTCGGATGGAAAAGTTCTACTGGGCACCATCTCGGGAAGACTGCATTGGTGTCTGCTCTGGTATCTTCAAGACAGACAGAATACCCAAAGAGGACATAGTGAAGCTTGTGGACACCTTCCCTGGACAGTCCATTG ACTTCTTTGGTGCCCTCAGGGCAAGAGTGTATGATGATGAAGTGAGGAAATGGATATCAAGTGTCGGGGTACAAAATGTTGGGAAAAGGCTTGTGAACTCAAAGGAGGGACCTCCAACCTTCGACCAACCAAATATGGCTCTGGAGGAGCTGCTTAGGTATGGAAACATGCTTGTCCAAGAGCAGGAGAATGTAAAGAGAGTCCAATTGGCTGGCAAGTACTTGAGTGAGGCAGCTCTTGGGGATGCAAATGAAGACGCCATTAAAACTGGAAACTTCTATGCTTAG
- the LOC132161927 gene encoding uncharacterized protein LOC132161927: MVVATMAWLSGATKSISLHHLFSHHDKSHPPTLGILAFETAKTMTRLVSLYRSLADDEILKLRKETMRSKGVVYLNTQDEGFLLKLACAERLEDLNHAAQTVSRLGQKCADFGLNQFDTVYNDLKLGIIDISKLEFDTRGVQKIIDRMEKSISTTANLYAALESLAELEVSERKVDRWRNCLGNKQRTNSEYLKQKITFQRKQVQHYKEISLWSQSFDRSVGLMARTVCIVYARICTVFGPYISGLPSLSKNMRPGNSNQKKQIFWFEIRDANEKPGSRSGPMPKTCQKKEIVRFFSSESNNFLSDEIGFTSDVNCGAIGKYNQVFSLAPESTVGGSGLSLRYANVIICAERCLYAPATICQDARETLYEMLPGSMRATVRAKLKSHWAKKEEESNGCDGHSLAAGWRDALEEIMRWLGPLAHDTVKWQAERNYERQKFDPKPTVLLLQTLHYSDLEKAEAAIVEVLVGLSCIYRYEPR, translated from the coding sequence ATGGTTGTAGCAACCATGGCCTGGCTCTCGGGGGCCACTAAGAGCATCTCCCTGCACCATCTCTTCTCGCATCACGACAAATCGCACCCGCCGACGCTCGGAATTCTGGCGTTCGAGACAGCGAAGACGATGACCCGACTCGTCTCCCTCTACAGGTCCCTTGCCGACGACGAGATCTTGAAGCTCAGAAAAGAGACCATGAGGTCTAAAGGCGTCGTCTACTTGAACACCCAAGACGAAGGATTTCTTCTCAAGCTTGCTTGCGCCGAAAGGCTCGAGGATCTCAATCACGCCGCCCAGACCGTCTCCCGTCTCGGCCAGAAGTGCGCCGATTTCGGGCTTAACCAGTTCGACACTGTGTACAACGATTTGAAGCTGGGGATCATCGACATAAGCAAACTCGAATTCGACACGAGAGGCGTCCAGAAAATCATTGACAGAATGGAGAAATCGATATCCACTACTGCGAATCTGTACGCGGCGTTGGAATCGCTCGCCGAGTTGGAAGTTTCGGAGCGAAAAGTTGACCGGTGGAGGAACTGTCTCGGAAACAAACAGAGAACAAATTCGGAATATCTAAAGCAGAAAATCACGTTTCAGAGAAAACAGGTGCAACACTACAAAGAAATCTCGTTGTGGAGCCAGAGCTTCGACCGGAGCGTGGGGCTGATGGCGCGAACCGTTTGCATCGTCTACGCCCGAATCTGCACCGTTTTCGGACCCTACATTTCGGGTCTACCATCTCTGTCGAAGAATATGCGTCCGGGTAATTCAAATCAGAAAAAGCAAATCTTTTGGTTCGAAATCCGAGACGCAAACGAAAAGCCGGGTTCGAGGTCGGGTCCGATGCCGAAGACTTGTCAGAAGAAGGAGATAGTGAGGTTCTTCAGCAGCGAATCGAACAACTTTCTTTCCGACGAAATCGGGTTCACGAGCGACGTGAATTGCGGAGCTATAGGGAAGTACAACCAGGTTTTCAGTTTGGCTCCGGAGTCGACGGTGGGAGGGTCGGGGCTGTCGCTGCGCTACGCGAACGTGATAATATGCGCGGAGAGGTGTTTGTACGCGCCGGCGACCATATGCCAGGACGCGCGTGAAACGCTGTACGAGATGTTGCCGGGGAGTATGAGGGCGACGGTGAGGGCGAAGCTGAAAAGCCATTGGGCGAAGAAGGAGGAGGAGTCAAATGGGTGCGATGGGCACTCGCTGGCAGCGGGGTGGAGGGACGCGCTGGAGGAGATAATGAGGTGGCTGGGACCACTTGCTCACGACACGGTGAAGTGGCAGGCGGAGAGGAACTATGAGAGGCAGAAGTTTGACCCGAAGCCGACGGTGCTGTTGTTGCAGACGCTGCATTACTCCGATTTGGAGAAGGCGGAGGCTGCTATTGTGGAGGTTTTGGTGGGGTTGAGTTGTATATATAGGTATGAGCCTCGCTGA
- the LOC132161943 gene encoding uncharacterized protein LOC132161943: MKKQVKYFLSFIPHNIQYFFPRIPMEGREMSTTRETIQDPFKPWKYLLFPTIRAGYAFSVFFTVVSISFICYFAFSAHILGCPECHRTVSITNKKDTDVDIFAAHEKTNISHILFGIGGSAKTWNNRRHYSELWWKPNVTRGFVWLEEKPPGGVTWPVTSPPYKVSGNTSRFKYSCWYGSRSAIRIARIVKESFELGSENVRWFVMGDDDTVFFTENLVNVLQKYDHNQMYYIGGNSESVEQDVTHSYTMAYGGGGFAISHPLAAELVRVLDGCIDRYATFYGSDQKVQGCLSEIGVPITKELGFHQIDIRGSPYGLLAAHPLAPLVSLHHLDYVQSLFPNVTQKDSVRKLITAYKTDPARTLQQTFCYDPRRNWSVSVSWGYTVQLFPSLVTTQKLETAFQTFRTWKGGTNKLFTFNTRPVSADPCERPVIYYLDRVERVGQGGTLTTYNRSVNRWEEVCERGEYARAFAVRSFNVTAPIFNPDLWKKAPRRHCCDIINGSDLVVEVKIRGCNHFETVTPP; encoded by the exons atgaaaaaacaggttaaatattttctttcttttattcctcataatatacaatatttttttcctagGATTCCCATGGAAGGAAGAGAGATGTCTACTACGAGAGAAACAATTCAGGACCCCTTCAAACCCTGGAAATACCTTCTTTTCCCAACAATCAGAGCCGGCTATGCCTTTTCTGTCTTCTTCACCGTCGTTTCAATCTCTTTCATCTGCTACTTTGCTTTCTCCGCCCACATCCTCGGTTGCCCGGAATGCCACAGAACTGTTTCAATCACCAACAAGAAGGACACTGACGTTGATATCTTCGCCGCTCACGAAAAGACAAATATATCCCATATTCTGTTCGGCATCGGAGGCTCCGCTAAGACGTGGAACAACCGCCGGCATTACTCTGAGCTTTGGTGGAAGCCTAACGTCACCCGCGGGTTCGTTTGGCTCGAGGAGAAGCCTCCGGGCGGCGTGACTTGGCCTGTGACCTCGCCGCCATACAAAGTGTCCGGGAATACGTCCAGGTTCAAGTACAGCTGCTGGTACGGCTCGCGCTCTGCGATCCGGATTGCGCGCATCGTGAAGGAGAGCTTTGAGTTGGGGTCGGAAAATGTGAGGTGGTTCGTGATGGGCGACGACGACACGGTGTTTTTCACCGAGAATTTGGTGAATGTTTTGCAGAAATACGATCATAATCAAATGTATTACATCGGTGGGAATTCTGAGAGCGTGGAGCAGGATGTGACGCACTCGTACACGATGGCTTACGGCGGTGGTGGGTTCGCCATTAGCCACCCTTTGGCCGCCGAGCTCGTCAGGGTTCTCGATGGCTGCATTGATCGGTACGCCACTTTCTACGGCTCCGATCAGAAGGTCCAGGGCTGCTTGAGCGAGATTGGCGTACCAATCACCAAAGAGCTTGGTTTTCATCAG ATCGATATACGAGGAAGCCCGTACGGTTTACTAGCGGCGCACCCATTAGCGCCATTGGTGTCGCTGCACCACCTTGACTACGTCCAGTCTCTGTTTCCAAACGTGACGCAGAAAGACTCGGTCAGGAAGCTAATCACGGCTTACAAAACGGACCCGGCTCGGACCCTGCAGCAAACTTTCTGTTACGACCCGAGACGCAACTGGTCCGTCTCGGTGTCTTGGGGTTACACCGTTCAGTTGTTCCCGTCGTTGGTGACGACTCAGAAGCTCGAAACGGCGTTTCAGACGTTCCGGACGTGGAAGGGTGGGACCAACAAGCTCTTCACCTTCAACACACGGCCCGTCAGTGCGGACCCGTGTGAGCGACCGGTTATCTATTACTTGGACCGGGTTGAACGGGTCGGTCAGGGTGGGACACTCACCACGTACAACAGGTCCGTCAACAGGTGGGAAGAGGTGTGCGAGCGGGGCGAATACGCACGTGCCTTCGCCGTCCGGTCTTTCAACGTCACAGCTCCCATTTTCAACCCTGATTTGTGGAAAAAG GCGCCACGTAGACACTGCTGCGACATTATCAACGGTTCAGATTTGGTGGTTGAGGTCAAGATCAGAGGCTGCAATCACTTTGAGACTGTGACTCCTCCATAG